A region of Lycium barbarum isolate Lr01 chromosome 1, ASM1917538v2, whole genome shotgun sequence DNA encodes the following proteins:
- the LOC132610102 gene encoding uncharacterized protein LOC132610102, protein MKRFYQVIQTPSSSGLSSPVPNSSSCPIVHDKYNVLDLDLPKPDPGERKQISQYSYNERDRIRRHYIQKGPFQPRDHTFPKKEFGGLMRQFNPDWFHTSYSEWHDEVNKVLLENAPQNNMMISPSIQKEIVNACAKEIMKAIVKDVNGDYFGILVDESKDVSHKEQMALLQLTLVAVAKKHYDVDQFFDIVANVLNIVGGSFKRMEILREDQEKKLEELLVLGEVRTGSGLNQELGLQRLGDTHWGSHFKTVRNFFALCSLIVHVLEVIGSEDTTYLERSMAKSLVNDIRSFEFVHMLQLMLKVLEITNDLNMTLQRKDQDIVNAMKLVGFAKRQLQSMREFKWESLIEDVSSYCVKHDIIIPEMDKNYHIGESKRKSSSVIYSHHLHVEVFNVVIDLQLAKLNSRFDAVNSDLPLGMASLSLDNSFANYDKDKIMKLVTLYRDDFSVSKLDDLSYKLDNYILFMREDSDFSNLKGL, encoded by the exons ATGAAGAGATTTTACCAGGTTATTCAAACTCCTTCAAGTTCTGGTTTAAGCTCTCCTGTGCCAAATTCTTCTTCGTGTCCAATTGTGCATGACAAATATAACGTGTTGGATTTGGATCTTCCTAAACCTGATCCTGGTGAAAGAAAGCAAATCTCACAATATTCTTATAATGAACGTGACCGAATAAGGAGACATTATATTCAAAAAGGACCATTCCAACCTCGTGATCATACATTCCCAAAGAAAGAATTTGGTGGACTAATGCGTCAATTTAATCCTGACTGGTTTCATACTTCATATTCTGAATG GCATGATGAAGTGAACAAAGTTTTACTAGAAAATGCTCCACAAAATAACATGATGATTTCTCCAAGTATCCAAAAGGAGATCGTGAATGCTTGTGCAAAAGAAATAATGAAAGCAATTGTTAAAGATGTAAATGGAGATTACTTTGGCATATTGGTTGATGAATCTAAGGATGTTTCTCATAAGGAACAAATGGCTCTT TTGCAATTGACTCTTGTAGCTGTTGCAAAGAAGCACTATGATGTAGATCAATTTTTTGATATTGTTGCTAAtgtcttgaatattgttggaggTTCTTTTAAGCGCATGGAGATTCTTCGAGAAGATCAAGAAAAAAAACTAGAGGAATTACTAGTGCTTGGTGAAGTTCGTACGGGAAGTGGACTAAATCAAGAACTTGGGCTTCAAAGGCTAGGTGACACCCATTGGGGATCTCACTTTAAAACAGTGCGTAATTTTTTTGCATTATGCTCATTAATTGTTCATGTGCTTGAAGTAATTGGAAGTGAGGATACAACTTATCTAGAGAGATCCATGGCAAAAAGTCTAGTGAATGATATAAGATCTTTTGAGTTTGTGCATATGTTGCAATTGATGTTGAAAGTCTTGGAAATTACAAATGATTTGAATATGACTTTGCAAAGAAAAGATCAAGATATTGTGAATGCTATGAAGCTCGTTGGTTTTGCCAAGAGGCAACTACAATCGATGAGAGAGTTTAAATGGGAATCTTTGATTGAAGATGTCTCTTCATACTGTGTGAAGCATGATATTATAATTCCTGAAATGGATAAGAACTATCATATTGGAGAGTCAAAGCGCAAGAGTTCAAGTGTCATATATTCTCATCATTTGCATGTAGAAGTCTTTAATGTTGTTATTGATTTGCAACTCGCGAAGCTTAATAGTCGTTTTGATGCAGTGAATAGTGATTTGCCTCTAGGTATGGCTAGTTTGAGTCTGGATAATTCTTTTGCAAATTATGATAAAGACAAAATTATGAAACTTGTTACACTTTATCGTGATGATTTTAGTGTTTCCAAGCTTGACGATCTCAGTTACAAGCTTGACAACTATATTCTCTTTATGAGAGAAGATAGTGATTTTTCTAACCTGAAAGGACTCTGA
- the LOC132632474 gene encoding ubiquitin-conjugating enzyme E2 28-like, translating to MASKRILKELKDLQKDPPTSCSAGPVGEDMFHWQATIMGPPDSPYAGGVFLVTIHFPPDYPFKPPKVAFRTKVFHPNINSNGSICLDILKEQWSPALTVSKVLLSICSLLTDPNPDDPLVPEIAHMYKTDRAKYESTARSWTQKYSMG from the exons ATGGCTTCGAAACGAatattgaaagagttgaaggacctCCAGAAAGATCCTCCTACCTCTTGCAGCGCCG GCCCTGTTGGAGAGGACATGTTTCACTGGCAAGCTACAATAATGGGCCCTCCAGATAGTCCGTACGCGGGGGGTGTATTTTTAGTCACTATTCATTTTCCTCCAGATTATCCATTTAAACCTCCAAAG GTTGCCTTTAGGACAAAAGTTTTCCATCCAAATATTAATAGCAATGGCAGTATATGCTTGGACATATTGAAGGAGCAATGGAGCCCTGCCTTGACTGTTTCCAAG GTTTTGCTTTCGATCTGCTCACTCTTGACGGATCCAAACCCTGATGATCCCCTGGTACCTGAGATTGCTCATATGTACAAGACAGACAGGGCCAAATACGAATCAACTGCCCGGAGTTGGACCCAGAAGTACTCCATGGGTTAA